Genomic DNA from SAR202 cluster bacterium:
CTCAGCAACCGTCTTTAGAGTTAGGCATAAATCACCTTAGGAGAAAGATGCCAAGGGGTCTTATGTTTGAGCATAGCGTTGAGGATGGTAAGGAGCTTGCGCATGCAGGCCACCAGGGCCACCTTCT
This window encodes:
- a CDS encoding IS110 family transposase, with the protein product KVALVACMRKLLTILNAMLKHKTPWHLSPKVIYA